One segment of Verrucomicrobiota bacterium DNA contains the following:
- a CDS encoding methyl-accepting chemotaxis protein translates to MKRLTIGQHLYTSSAALILLLLIGVGLVFGVEKLRSSAALQAIQRSAAADRVRQDLLQTSDSLRILILDPKSDVDKRRLQESDKELFTDLAKLDTLIDEKSNLYVALRSLRNFALKTNSKPKSDLLSLLETNTTEAVNFYQKNYVSLIKQQDDLIKEFYDQLQKTDVVDSKKFQAMTLVEITVLMILLIVSFVVSRYQSKAINQPLSQLVAALDRMRSGDFSQRIGMKRRDEFGVVADGLNRLADDLSGLVGQVQRSGIQVNITATEIVATAKQQQSTANEIAATTAEIGATSKEISATTKELVKTMNEVNEVAEETASLAGSGQTAISQMEATMKQIMEASSSITSKLAVVNEKTSNINSVVTTITKVADQTNLLSLNAAIEAEKAGEYGLGFAVVAMEIRRLADQTAVATYDIEKMVKEMQSAVSAGVMGMDKFSEEVRRGVEGIRQVSAQLEQIIHQVQTLTPRFQTVNEGMQSQATGAQQISETLTQLSEAAHQTADSLRQSNLANEQLTEAARGLQNSVTRFKLGG, encoded by the coding sequence ATGAAAAGATTGACCATCGGCCAACATCTTTACACATCGTCGGCGGCGCTTATCCTGCTGTTGTTGATTGGCGTTGGCCTGGTGTTTGGGGTGGAGAAACTGCGATCGTCGGCCGCGCTTCAGGCCATTCAGCGGTCTGCGGCGGCGGATCGGGTCCGCCAAGACCTGCTGCAAACGAGCGATTCGTTGCGGATTCTGATTTTGGACCCGAAAAGCGACGTGGATAAAAGGCGGCTCCAGGAGTCCGACAAGGAATTGTTCACCGACCTCGCAAAGCTGGACACGCTGATTGACGAAAAATCCAATCTGTATGTCGCACTCAGATCTCTCCGCAACTTCGCTCTAAAAACCAATTCAAAGCCCAAGAGTGACCTGCTTTCGCTTCTCGAAACCAACACAACGGAGGCAGTCAATTTCTACCAGAAGAATTACGTGTCGTTGATCAAGCAGCAGGATGATTTGATCAAGGAGTTTTACGACCAGTTGCAGAAAACGGACGTGGTTGATTCCAAAAAGTTTCAAGCAATGACTTTGGTGGAAATCACTGTTTTGATGATCCTCTTGATCGTGAGTTTTGTCGTCAGCCGCTACCAGTCCAAAGCCATCAACCAACCCCTGTCCCAATTGGTCGCAGCATTGGATCGGATGCGCAGCGGGGATTTCTCCCAACGGATCGGGATGAAGCGGCGGGACGAATTTGGAGTCGTGGCTGACGGACTGAATCGTCTGGCGGACGATCTGTCAGGCCTGGTCGGCCAGGTGCAACGGTCTGGCATTCAGGTCAACATTACGGCCACTGAAATTGTGGCCACGGCCAAGCAACAACAGAGCACCGCCAATGAAATTGCTGCCACCACCGCGGAGATTGGCGCCACGTCCAAGGAAATTTCTGCGACCACCAAGGAACTGGTCAAGACCATGAACGAGGTCAACGAAGTGGCGGAGGAAACCGCGAGCCTCGCCGGTAGCGGCCAGACCGCCATCTCGCAAATGGAAGCGACTATGAAGCAGATCATGGAAGCCTCCAGTTCCATCACGTCAAAACTGGCGGTCGTCAACGAAAAGACCAGCAACATCAATTCCGTCGTCACCACCATCACCAAGGTGGCTGACCAGACCAATCTGCTCTCCCTGAACGCCGCCATCGAAGCCGAGAAAGCCGGTGAGTACGGCCTCGGTTTTGCCGTGGTGGCGATGGAAATCCGCCGCTTGGCGGACCAGACGGCTGTGGCCACTTACGACATCGAAAAGATGGTCAAGGAGATGCAATCCGCCGTTTCCGCCGGAGTCATGGGGATGGACAAGTTCTCCGAGGAGGTGCGCCGGGGCGTCGAAGGCATCCGCCAGGTCAGCGCGCAGTTGGAACAGATCATTCACCAGGTTCAGACGTTGACGCCGCGCTTTCAAACCGTGAACGAAGGTATGCAATCACAGGCCACCGGCGCCCAGCAGATCAGCGAAACTCTGACACAATTGAGCGAAGCCGCGCACCAAACCGCGGATTCCTTGCGGCAATCGAACCTGGCGAATGAACAGTTGACTGAAGCCGCCCGCGGCTTGCAAAACAGCGTGACGCGCTTCAAATTGGGAGGTTAG
- a CDS encoding hybrid sensor histidine kinase/response regulator: MDDLSSLSMLELFRVEAENQTAVLNSGLLELERDPGASHQLEALMRAAHSLKGAARIVNLNVAVRVAHAMEDCFVAAQKGNLKLRQEEIDVLFRGVDLLLYISKRSETELAGWETDHATEINDFLETLTRVMTASQVNEFSAAAPQVQRSEQTVDPDSPVGVAGSKLKVERTVESGESRPVESPPLLHGVEVDSPNSQLTAPPATPTELSGSTDSPNRVLRLTAENLNRLLGLAGESLVGSRWLHPFAEAMLRLKRQQSDLAKSLDSLREAIQCGVRSAETGIPHSAFRLPNLEAQLNDVFSRVTECRMGLTDRLADLEIYDRRSANLSHRLYLEVLKCRMRPFGDAVARYPRMVRDLVRSLGKEVQLEILGESTQVDRDILEKLEAPLAHLLRNAVDHGCEPPQERRQTGKPPTGTVRLEARHSAGMLLIIIADDGAGIDPEQLRQAVVQKNLTTREVAEKLSEAELYEFLFLPGFTLKQTVTEISGRGVGLDVVLNMVKSVRGTIRVNSQRGKGTRFQLQLPITLSVIRTLLVEVAGEPYAIPLAQITRTMKLPLDKIESLEGRHHFLFGEQHIGLLAARQVLDCGDHKPSGDHLPVVVLGDRATRYGLVVDDFLGERELVVQTLDPRLGKVKDISAAALMEDGSPVLIVDVEDLVRSIDKLVSGGRLDKVNRSAIDTTAKQRKRILAVDDSLTVRELERKLLTGRGYLAEVAVDGMDGWNAVRTGHYDLVITDVDMPRLDGIELVTLIKKDAHLSSLPVMIVSYKDREEDRLRGLEAGADYYLTKGSFHDETLLQAVVDLIGEPDDSGPLPPPPPSVGVGQRGAV; encoded by the coding sequence ATGGACGATTTGAGCAGCCTTTCCATGCTGGAGCTTTTCCGCGTGGAGGCCGAAAATCAAACCGCCGTTCTAAACAGCGGCCTGCTCGAACTGGAACGCGACCCGGGAGCGTCGCACCAGCTTGAAGCGTTGATGCGCGCCGCGCACTCATTGAAGGGCGCGGCGCGAATCGTGAACCTGAATGTCGCCGTGCGCGTGGCCCACGCCATGGAAGATTGTTTTGTCGCCGCACAAAAGGGCAACCTAAAACTGAGGCAAGAGGAGATTGATGTGCTGTTTCGGGGGGTGGATCTGCTGCTCTACATCTCCAAACGCTCCGAAACAGAACTGGCCGGCTGGGAGACGGATCATGCCACGGAGATCAACGACTTTCTCGAGACCTTGACGCGGGTAATGACGGCGAGCCAGGTCAACGAATTCTCCGCCGCCGCTCCGCAAGTTCAGCGTTCCGAGCAGACCGTTGACCCCGACAGCCCTGTCGGGGTTGCAGGTTCAAAGTTGAAAGTTGAGCGGACAGTTGAGAGTGGAGAGTCTCGCCCCGTGGAGTCGCCGCCATTACTCCACGGGGTGGAAGTTGATAGTCCGAACTCTCAACTAACGGCACCACCCGCAACCCCGACTGAGCTGTCCGGGTCAACTGACTCGCCGAACCGCGTGTTGCGGTTGACGGCGGAAAACCTGAACCGTCTGCTGGGTCTGGCCGGCGAATCATTGGTCGGCTCACGCTGGCTTCATCCCTTTGCCGAGGCGATGCTACGGCTCAAGCGCCAACAATCGGACCTGGCCAAATCCCTGGACAGTTTGCGCGAGGCAATCCAGTGCGGAGTTCGCAGTGCGGAGACCGGAATTCCGCACTCCGCCTTCCGCCTCCCGAACTTGGAGGCGCAGTTGAACGATGTGTTCAGTCGGGTGACCGAATGTCGGATGGGGTTGACCGACCGGTTGGCTGACCTGGAAATCTACGATCGCCGCTCCGCGAATCTCTCGCACCGGTTGTATCTCGAAGTGCTCAAATGCCGGATGCGTCCGTTTGGGGACGCGGTCGCGCGCTACCCGCGGATGGTCCGCGATTTGGTCCGTTCACTGGGCAAGGAGGTGCAACTGGAAATCCTGGGCGAGAGCACGCAGGTGGACCGCGACATCCTGGAAAAATTGGAAGCGCCGTTGGCCCATCTGTTGCGCAACGCCGTGGATCATGGCTGCGAACCGCCGCAGGAGCGACGGCAAACGGGAAAACCACCCACGGGCACCGTCCGGCTGGAGGCCCGGCACAGCGCCGGCATGCTCTTGATCATCATTGCGGACGATGGCGCGGGCATTGACCCGGAGCAACTCCGCCAGGCCGTTGTGCAGAAAAATCTGACGACCCGCGAGGTCGCGGAAAAGTTGAGTGAAGCCGAGCTGTACGAATTCCTCTTTCTGCCCGGCTTTACCCTGAAACAGACGGTGACGGAAATCTCCGGGCGGGGCGTGGGACTTGACGTGGTGCTCAACATGGTCAAGAGCGTGCGCGGCACCATCCGCGTCAATTCCCAGCGCGGCAAGGGCACGCGCTTTCAACTGCAGCTCCCCATCACGCTCTCGGTCATCCGCACGTTGCTGGTGGAGGTGGCGGGCGAGCCATACGCCATTCCGCTCGCACAGATCACGCGCACCATGAAACTGCCGCTGGACAAGATCGAATCCCTTGAGGGTCGCCATCATTTCTTGTTCGGTGAACAACACATTGGACTGCTCGCCGCCCGTCAAGTATTGGATTGCGGCGACCATAAACCATCGGGCGATCATTTGCCCGTCGTTGTGCTGGGCGACCGCGCGACTCGTTATGGTCTGGTTGTGGATGACTTTCTGGGCGAGCGCGAACTGGTGGTGCAGACCCTGGACCCGCGCCTGGGCAAGGTCAAAGACATCAGCGCCGCCGCGCTCATGGAAGACGGCTCGCCGGTGTTGATCGTGGACGTCGAAGACCTGGTACGTTCCATCGACAAGCTGGTTTCCGGCGGACGATTGGACAAGGTGAATCGCAGCGCCATCGACACCACCGCCAAACAGCGCAAACGCATCCTGGCGGTGGACGATTCCTTGACCGTGCGGGAACTGGAACGCAAATTACTCACGGGTCGGGGCTACCTCGCCGAAGTGGCGGTGGATGGCATGGACGGTTGGAACGCGGTGCGGACGGGCCATTACGACCTGGTCATAACAGACGTGGATATGCCGCGCCTGGACGGCATCGAGCTGGTGACACTCATCAAAAAGGACGCGCACCTGAGTTCCCTGCCCGTGATGATCGTGTCTTACAAGGACCGGGAGGAGGACCGCTTGCGCGGACTGGAAGCCGGTGCCGATTATTATCTGACCAAGGGAAGTTTTCACGACGAAACGCTGTTGCAGGCGGTGGTGGACTTGATTGGCGAACCGGACGATAGTGGCCCTCTCCCCCCTCCACCCCCCTCGGTAGGAGTCGGCCAGCGAGGAGCGGTGTAG
- a CDS encoding chemotaxis protein CheW, with amino-acid sequence MKSGRQVDSGELRVDPDSRCRGQLISDCWDKIGVNGDSSCAELEKFVHCRNCPVYSAAGTRLLDRELPARYRREWTERYSKAECGIGSAPTRSRGVSVVIFRIGAEWLALPAQVFLEVVEHRSIHSLPHRRQGIVLGLTNIRGELLICVSVGRLLGLDSANAKGQSLKSTPTRNRRSLEPSPRGVAGLAPEGEAFSVSRLLVAQWNNSRLVFPVDEVQGIQRYRPEELTEVPATLAKNAANYSRGILTWRNKSVGCLDEELLFYTLNRSLT; translated from the coding sequence ATGAAAAGTGGGCGGCAAGTTGATAGTGGAGAGTTGAGAGTCGACCCCGACAGCCGGTGTCGGGGTCAACTCATTAGCGACTGCTGGGACAAAATCGGTGTGAATGGCGACAGTTCTTGCGCTGAACTGGAGAAATTTGTGCACTGTCGAAACTGTCCGGTCTATTCGGCGGCGGGCACGCGTTTGCTGGATCGGGAATTACCCGCCCGATATCGACGCGAATGGACGGAACGCTATTCAAAAGCGGAGTGTGGAATTGGGAGTGCCCCGACTCGGAGTCGGGGCGTTTCAGTGGTGATTTTCCGGATCGGCGCGGAATGGCTGGCGCTGCCCGCGCAGGTTTTTCTGGAAGTGGTGGAGCACCGGAGCATCCACTCGCTGCCCCATCGGCGGCAGGGCATCGTTTTGGGTCTGACGAACATCCGGGGTGAACTGTTGATTTGCGTTTCAGTGGGGCGGCTGTTGGGGCTGGACTCCGCTAATGCTAAAGGCCAAAGTTTGAAATCTACCCCGACTCGGAATCGGCGCAGCCTTGAGCCTTCACCCCGAGGAGTCGCCGGCCTTGCTCCAGAGGGTGAAGCCTTTTCGGTTTCCCGCCTGCTAGTGGCACAGTGGAACAACAGCCGGCTGGTCTTTCCGGTTGATGAAGTGCAGGGCATCCAAAGGTATCGTCCCGAAGAGTTGACGGAAGTGCCCGCCACACTGGCCAAAAACGCGGCCAATTACAGCCGCGGCATACTAACCTGGCGCAACAAATCCGTCGGCTGTCTGGACGAGGAACTGTTGTTTTACACGCTGAACCGGAGTCTCACGTGA
- a CDS encoding purine-binding chemotaxis protein CheW gives MLFLLFQLGNDRYVLDASRVVEVLPLLELKKIPHAPKGVAGLFNYRGRPVPAVDLSELAVDQPARERLSTRIIVVKYSDHAGKNLLLGLIAERATEMLRRDSKDFVDSGVQLGAAPYLGPVLMDGQGVIQWVHEQRLLSEKVRDLLFSETISPAAAAPLPT, from the coding sequence GTGTTGTTTCTCTTGTTTCAACTGGGCAATGACCGTTACGTGCTGGACGCCAGCCGGGTGGTTGAGGTGTTGCCGTTGCTGGAGTTGAAAAAAATTCCGCACGCACCCAAGGGTGTGGCCGGACTGTTCAACTATCGCGGCCGCCCGGTGCCGGCGGTGGATCTGAGCGAGTTGGCCGTTGATCAACCCGCCCGCGAACGATTGAGCACCCGCATCATCGTGGTGAAGTACTCCGACCACGCCGGGAAGAATCTTCTGCTTGGTCTGATCGCCGAGCGTGCCACCGAAATGCTGCGCCGCGACAGCAAAGACTTTGTGGATTCCGGCGTGCAACTCGGCGCCGCGCCCTACCTGGGGCCGGTGCTCATGGATGGCCAGGGCGTCATCCAGTGGGTGCACGAACAACGCCTCCTGTCCGAAAAAGTCCGCGACCTGCTCTTTTCAGAAACCATTTCACCCGCGGCGGCAGCGCCGCTTCCAACTTGA
- the tal gene encoding transaldolase, translating into MSAIAEPIKVETRQAVNQLEQLKKFTKVVADTGDFDAFKEFAPQDATTNPTLILKAAQMPEYKSLVEKALADNPDIGCRGASRKQMISQTLDYLLVLFGLEILKIIPGRVSTETDASLSFDTEGLVNKARSFISLYKQNGIAKERILIKIASTWEGIRAAEILQKEGINCNMTLLFSLPQAVACAEAKARLISPFVGRILDWYKKSTGKDFAPVDDPGVKSVKEIYAYYKKFGYSTEVMGASFRNVGEIVELAGCDLLTISPNLLAELKGSTVPVERKLSPSMARESKIEKLTLDENKFRWLLNEDAMATEKTAEGIRNFAADTVKLEKYIAERL; encoded by the coding sequence ATGAGCGCAATTGCTGAACCGATAAAAGTCGAGACTCGCCAAGCCGTCAACCAGCTTGAGCAACTCAAGAAATTCACCAAGGTCGTCGCTGACACCGGAGATTTTGACGCCTTCAAGGAATTTGCGCCGCAGGATGCCACGACCAATCCTACGCTGATTCTTAAGGCCGCGCAGATGCCGGAATACAAGTCGCTGGTGGAAAAAGCGCTGGCCGACAACCCCGACATCGGATGTCGGGGCGCGAGCAGAAAGCAGATGATCAGTCAGACGCTCGATTATCTGTTGGTCTTGTTCGGGCTGGAGATTTTGAAGATCATTCCCGGCCGCGTTTCCACCGAAACGGACGCGAGCCTGTCGTTCGATACGGAAGGGCTGGTGAACAAGGCGCGTTCTTTCATTTCGCTCTACAAGCAGAACGGCATCGCCAAGGAAAGAATCCTGATCAAGATCGCTTCAACGTGGGAAGGCATTCGCGCAGCAGAGATTTTGCAGAAGGAAGGCATCAACTGCAACATGACGCTGTTGTTTTCACTGCCGCAAGCCGTCGCGTGCGCCGAGGCCAAGGCGCGATTGATCTCGCCGTTCGTAGGACGAATCTTGGATTGGTACAAGAAGAGCACGGGGAAGGATTTCGCACCCGTGGACGATCCCGGTGTCAAGTCCGTCAAGGAGATTTATGCCTACTACAAGAAGTTTGGTTATTCGACGGAGGTCATGGGCGCAAGCTTCCGCAACGTCGGCGAGATTGTGGAACTGGCCGGCTGTGATCTCCTGACCATCAGTCCGAATCTTTTAGCGGAGTTGAAAGGCAGCACCGTACCGGTCGAACGGAAACTCAGCCCTTCGATGGCAAGGGAGAGCAAGATTGAAAAACTCACGCTCGATGAGAATAAATTCCGCTGGCTGCTGAACGAGGACGCGATGGCGACGGAAAAAACCGCCGAAGGCATCCGTAACTTCGCCGCCGATACGGTGAAGCTGGAGAAATACATTGCGGAGCGGTTGTAA